The Rhodopseudomonas julia DNA segment GAAGCCCCACGCAGCTTCTCCGGCGGCAGCGGCTTTTAAGGTCGAGTGCCGGCGCCCCATTCACTGCAATTTTAACTGTCTTTTAGAATTTGTCGCGACGTCGTGGCGCAAGCTTCCCATATTACGTGGGGTCTACCCCAATGGAAGGATCGCGCCATGGATGCGGCCGGCACGGCGACCAGCCCACGAACAACGCGTGTCGCATGGGTCGACGTCGCCAAGGGGTTTTGCATCATCATGGTGGTGATGATGCATTCCACTTTGGGGGTGGAGAAGGCGGTCGGCGCCAACGGCTGGATGAATTACGTCGTCGAATTCGCCCGCCCGTTCCGGATGCCCGACTTCTTCATGATTGCGGGACTTTTTCTGTCGGCTCGCATCACCGCGCCCTTGCGCCTCTATGTCGACCGCAAGATCCTGCATTTCGCCTACTTTTACGCACTCTGGCTCACCATCCAGTTCGTTCTGAAGGCGCCCGAATTCGCCTCAGACTATGGCTGGGGCGGTGCCTTGCTGTTCTACCTGAAGAGCTTCGTGGAGCCCTTCGGCACGCTCTGGTTCGTCTATCATCTGGCGATCTTTTTCGCCGTGACGCGCCTCGTCCATGGCCGCGTGCCGGCCTGGCTCGTCTGGCTCGTGGCGGCCGGGCTCGAGATTGCGCATATCGACACCGGCTCGATGCTGATCGACGAATTCGCGTCCCGCTTCGTCTATTTCTACACGGGCTTCATCCTGGCCGATGCGATCTTCCGTTTCGCGGACCGCACCGACCGGCATCTTCTTTTTGGCGTCGGCTATCTGGCGGCCTGGGGTGCCCTCAACGCGGCCTGTGTCTTCGGCGGTATCTCGAAACTCCCCTTCGTTTCGCTCGGCCTCGGTTTTGCGGGAGCGGTTGCGGTGTGCACCTTCTCGGTCTTGCTGGCGAAGACGCTCGTCTCGCGTCCGCTCACCTATCTCGGCGCCAATTCGATCGTCGTCTATCTCGCGTTCTTCCTGCCGATGGTGGTGGCCCGCACCATCCTTTTGAAGCTCGGTGTCATCACCGATATCGGCACGATCTCACTTCTCGTCACCGCGGCAGGCGTCATCGGCCCGGTCATTCTCTATGAGTTCACCCGCCGCACCGGCTGGGGCACCTTCCTCTTCGTGCGGCCCGCCTGGGCCCGGATCGACCAGCCCTGGCGCCGCAAGCCCGGGCAGAAGGCGGCGATTGCTCCGGCGGAGTAAATCTCCTCTTCGCAGGGGATGCGGCGTAGGCCGGATCGGTTCTGCTTGAAATCGGAGGCGCGGCAGTCAAATCTCCGCGCCATGAGCTCCTCCGAAAAATCCGCCCAAGGCGCCGGTATGACATCCGGCGATCATCTCGTCCTCGTCGACGGCTCCGCCTTCATCTTCCGCGCCTTCCATGCCCTGCCGCCGTTGACGCGTAAATCCGACGGCCTGCCCGTCGGCGCCGTCTCCGGCTTCTGCAACATGATCTGGAAGCTTCTGCAGGATGGGCCGACGCCGGAAAAGGGCGACGAGCCCACGCATTTCGCCGTCATCTTCGATTATTCGGCGAAGACGTTCCGCAACGAGATCTATCCCGAATACAAGGCGCATCGGCCCGAACCGCCGGAGGATCTCGTTCCGCAGTTCAGCCTGATCCGGGACGCCACGCGCGCCTTCAATCTCGCCTGCATCGAACAGCAGGGATGGGAGGCGGACGACCTCATTGCCAGCTATGCGAAGCTCGCCTGTGAGGCCGGGGCACGCACGACCATCATCTCCTCCGACAAGGATCTGATGCAGCTGATCGGGCCCTCCGTCATCATGTTCGACACGATGCGCGACCAGCTCATCGATGCCGAATTCGTCATGCAGAAATTCGGTGTCTTCCCCGACAAGATGATCGATCTGCAGGCGCTGACCGGCGATCCGACCGACAATGTGCCGGGGGTGCCGGGCATCGGGCCGAAGACCGCCGCGCAGCTTCTGCACGATTACGGGGATCTCGAAACGCTTCTCTCCCGCGCCTCGGAGATCAAGCAGAACAGGCGCCGCGAGAACCTGATCGAGTTCGCGGATCAGGCGCGCATCTCCAAAAAGCTCGTCGAACTTTCGACCAGCGTGCCGCTTGAGGTGCCGCTTGGCGATCTTGCCGTGGAGAGCCTCGATGCGGCGAAGGCGATCGGCTTCTGCAAGGCGATGGAGTTCAACACGCTGACCCGCCGCATCGCCGAAAAGATGGAGGCCGATGCGGCAGCGATCTCAGCGCCCACGCTCGAGATCGCGGGCTGGGGTGCAGGCCCCGCCGCCCACGGCCCGGACCTTGCCGAGACGAAAGGGGACGGGTCGGGCGATGTCGTGGCGGCTGTCGACGGCGCCTTAGCCGCCGAGCGCGGCTTCCTGGCGACCCCGGCCGATCTTGCGCGCCAGCGCGCCGAGACGGCGGCTGAGCCCAAGATCGATCCGAGCTCTTACGAATGCGTGCGCGACGTCGAGACGCTGCAGGCCTGGATTGAGCGCGCCTACGCGGCGGGCCGTCTCGCCTTCGATACGGAGACGACGAGCCTCAATCCCTTGCAGGCGACGCTATGCGGCGTCTCGCTTGCCGTCGCGCCGGGCGAGGCGTGTTACGTGCCACTCGGCCATCGCCGCCCGGAGGCCGCCCCCCATTCCGATCTTTTCGGCAATGGCCCGGAGACGGGAAAAGCCGGCGAAACCGCAGAGCGCGACGGTGCGGACTCTCTATCGTCGTCCGATTCTGGCGATAGTGACTATACGCAGATCGGGGAAGCCAAGGCGCTCGAACTCCTGAAGCCGCTCCTGGAAGATCCCACGATCCTCAAGATCGGCCAGAACCTCAAATACGACTGGCTGCTTTTGAAAGCGCGCGGCGTCGAGATCGCAGGTTACGACGACACGATGTTGATTTCCTATGCGCTCGATGCCGGCTTCGGCCAGCAGCACGGCATGGACATTCTGTCGGAGCGCCATCTCGGCCATAAGCCGATCGCCTATAAGGACGTCTGCGGCACGGGCCGCGACAAGGTCACCTTCGACTTCGCACCGATCGACCGCGCCACCTCTTATGCCGCCGAGGACGCCGACGTCACGCTGCGCCTGTGGCTCGTCTTGAAGCCGCGTCTTGTCGCCGAGGGGCTCACCAATGTCTACGAGCGGCTGGAGCGGCCGCTTCTTCCGGTGCTCGCCCGGATGGAAGAGCGGGGCATCAAGGTCGACCGCGACATCCTCTCGCGCCTTTCCGGACGCTTTGCCCAGAAAGCGGCAGGGCTCGAAGCGGAGATCGTCGAGATGGCGGGCGAGAGCTTCAACATCGGCTCGCCAAAACAGCTCGGGGAAATTCTCTTCGGTAAGCTCGGCCTGCCCGGCGGGCGCAAGACCAAGGGCGGGCAATGGTCGACGGACGTCAAGGTGCTGGAAGATCTGGCGGCCGAGGGCCATCCCCTGCCGATGAAGATCGTCGCCTGGCGCCAGCTCACCAAGCTCAAGGGCACCTATACCGACGCCATCCCCTCCTATCTCGATACGCGCGGGCGGGTGCACACCTCCTATTCGCTCGCCTCCACAACGACGGGACGGCTCTCATCGTCGGAGCCGAACCTGCAGAACATTCCCGTGCGCACCGAGGAGGGGCGCGAAATCCGCACCGCCTTCGTGGCCGAAGAGGGCACGAAACTGGTCTCGGCCGATTATTCGCAGATCGAACTCCGGATTCTCGCCCATATCGCGGAAATTCCAGCGCTTCGCCGCGCCTTCGAGGACGGTCTCGACATCCACGCGATGACGGCCTCAGAGATGTTTTCAACGCCGATCGAAGGCATGGACCCGATGATCCGACGCCGCGCCAAGGCGATCAACTTCGGTATCATTTACGGCATTTCGGCCTTTGGGCTCGCCGCCCAGCTCGGAATCGGCCGCGAGGAGGCGGGCGACTACATCAAGACCTATTTCAAGCGCTTCCCGGGCATCCGCGATTATATGGAGGAGACGAAGGAGAAGGCGCGCGACAAGGGCTATGTGGAGACGCTCTTCGGGCGCCGGGCGCATTTCCCGAACATCAAGCACTCCAACCATTCGATCAGGTCAGGCGCGGAACGCGCGGCGATCAACGCGCCGATCCAGGGATCTGCGGCCGATATCATCCGCCGCGCCATGATCCGTATGGAAGCCGCGCTCGCCGAGACGAAGCTCTCCGCCCGCATGCTCCTGCAGGTGCATGACGAACTGATTTTCGAAGTGCCGGAGGACGAGGTCGAGACGAGCCTGCCGGTCATCCGCGAAGTGATGGAAAAGTCGGCAGAGCCGGCCGTTGCGCTCCGGGTGCCGCTGCAGGTCGATGCGCGGGCTGCGGACAATTGGGAAGCGGCGCATTAGGCAGCCGCCGTATGGTGTCCCGTTAGGCGAACAAGCGCGCGCCCGGCCTCTCCTCGTCGGAGAGACCGGGCGCGGTGCAAACCTGCGGCCGGCATGCGTCGACCGCAATCGACAACGAAGCTTCAGTTACGCGGCGGTGCCGTCGGCACCGTTCGCGGGACCGGCGGGAGCCAGATCCAGGACAGCGCCCGAAGCCTTCGGCTCGATCGGCTGCAGCTGCTTGCGTTCCTCGTCGGTCCACGCGGCGATATGGATCACAGCCGCCGGCTCACCAGGCTGGTTCGGATCGTTCACCGGTTCCAGGACGAGAAGGCCCGTGTTGTCGACGTAAAACGTGTGGTCGCCGAAGTTCTGCTTCAGCGGCTCC contains these protein-coding regions:
- a CDS encoding acyltransferase family protein codes for the protein MDAAGTATSPRTTRVAWVDVAKGFCIIMVVMMHSTLGVEKAVGANGWMNYVVEFARPFRMPDFFMIAGLFLSARITAPLRLYVDRKILHFAYFYALWLTIQFVLKAPEFASDYGWGGALLFYLKSFVEPFGTLWFVYHLAIFFAVTRLVHGRVPAWLVWLVAAGLEIAHIDTGSMLIDEFASRFVYFYTGFILADAIFRFADRTDRHLLFGVGYLAAWGALNAACVFGGISKLPFVSLGLGFAGAVAVCTFSVLLAKTLVSRPLTYLGANSIVVYLAFFLPMVVARTILLKLGVITDIGTISLLVTAAGVIGPVILYEFTRRTGWGTFLFVRPAWARIDQPWRRKPGQKAAIAPAE
- the polA gene encoding DNA polymerase I; this encodes MTSGDHLVLVDGSAFIFRAFHALPPLTRKSDGLPVGAVSGFCNMIWKLLQDGPTPEKGDEPTHFAVIFDYSAKTFRNEIYPEYKAHRPEPPEDLVPQFSLIRDATRAFNLACIEQQGWEADDLIASYAKLACEAGARTTIISSDKDLMQLIGPSVIMFDTMRDQLIDAEFVMQKFGVFPDKMIDLQALTGDPTDNVPGVPGIGPKTAAQLLHDYGDLETLLSRASEIKQNRRRENLIEFADQARISKKLVELSTSVPLEVPLGDLAVESLDAAKAIGFCKAMEFNTLTRRIAEKMEADAAAISAPTLEIAGWGAGPAAHGPDLAETKGDGSGDVVAAVDGALAAERGFLATPADLARQRAETAAEPKIDPSSYECVRDVETLQAWIERAYAAGRLAFDTETTSLNPLQATLCGVSLAVAPGEACYVPLGHRRPEAAPHSDLFGNGPETGKAGETAERDGADSLSSSDSGDSDYTQIGEAKALELLKPLLEDPTILKIGQNLKYDWLLLKARGVEIAGYDDTMLISYALDAGFGQQHGMDILSERHLGHKPIAYKDVCGTGRDKVTFDFAPIDRATSYAAEDADVTLRLWLVLKPRLVAEGLTNVYERLERPLLPVLARMEERGIKVDRDILSRLSGRFAQKAAGLEAEIVEMAGESFNIGSPKQLGEILFGKLGLPGGRKTKGGQWSTDVKVLEDLAAEGHPLPMKIVAWRQLTKLKGTYTDAIPSYLDTRGRVHTSYSLASTTTGRLSSSEPNLQNIPVRTEEGREIRTAFVAEEGTKLVSADYSQIELRILAHIAEIPALRRAFEDGLDIHAMTASEMFSTPIEGMDPMIRRRAKAINFGIIYGISAFGLAAQLGIGREEAGDYIKTYFKRFPGIRDYMEETKEKARDKGYVETLFGRRAHFPNIKHSNHSIRSGAERAAINAPIQGSAADIIRRAMIRMEAALAETKLSARMLLQVHDELIFEVPEDEVETSLPVIREVMEKSAEPAVALRVPLQVDARAADNWEAAH